One window from the genome of Bacillus kexueae encodes:
- a CDS encoding bifunctional homocysteine S-methyltransferase/methylenetetrahydrofolate reductase: protein MGLLEELESRILVGDGATGTLLYSYGVDRCFEEMNVSAPNEIERIHEAYIEAGAHLIQTNTYGANYIKLSRYGLEDDTKDFNIKAVRIAKRAAKKAVHTPYVVGTIGGIRSFRKSAFSLDEIKRNFREQLYLLLSEEIDGLLLETYYDLEELRTVLTVARKETDLPIITNVSLHEPGVLQDGTPVQHAFTQLESLGANIIGINCRLGPHHMLAAFEQVPLLQHAHLSAYPNGSLPSYENGRLVYHSDEQYFYESALKFREQGVRLLGGCCGTTPKHIKAMADAVRSLPPIRQKNVKTLVTNEIKVKTKPQAPPLQDIVKEKRSIIVELDPPKTLGLQTFIDGAKALHEQGIDAITLADNSLASPRVSNLACASILKQSVKNLRSLIHLTCRDRNLIGLQSHLMGLHELGFHDILAITGDPSKIGDFPGATSVYDLSSLDLISLIKQFNEGISYSGKPLGEKTNFSVAAAFNPNVRHLDKAVLRLEKKIDCGADYFITQPLYSVKQIEDVYEATKHLQSPLYLGIMPLTSYRNAEFIHNEIPGIQLSDDIREAMRKTGDNKERGKQEGIAIAKTLIDAAFERFNGIYLITPFLHYDMTVELSRYIQEKEQAKVAKIR, encoded by the coding sequence ATGGGATTACTTGAAGAGTTAGAGAGTCGAATATTAGTTGGTGACGGGGCGACTGGAACACTCTTATATTCGTACGGTGTCGATCGCTGTTTTGAAGAAATGAATGTCTCAGCCCCAAATGAAATCGAACGGATTCACGAAGCGTACATCGAGGCGGGTGCTCATTTAATTCAAACAAATACATACGGGGCAAACTATATTAAATTATCTCGGTATGGGCTGGAGGACGACACGAAAGACTTCAATATAAAAGCAGTCAGAATTGCGAAAAGAGCTGCCAAAAAAGCTGTACATACTCCTTATGTTGTTGGGACAATCGGCGGTATTCGCTCGTTTCGAAAAAGTGCCTTTTCCCTCGATGAAATTAAGCGGAACTTCCGTGAGCAATTGTATTTGCTCCTTTCAGAAGAAATTGATGGCTTATTGTTAGAAACGTATTACGATTTAGAAGAGCTGCGCACCGTTTTAACCGTTGCGCGAAAAGAAACAGACTTACCGATTATCACCAATGTTTCCCTGCACGAGCCTGGTGTATTGCAAGACGGGACTCCTGTCCAACATGCGTTTACACAATTAGAGAGTTTAGGGGCAAACATTATCGGCATCAATTGTCGACTCGGGCCACACCATATGCTTGCTGCTTTTGAACAGGTGCCACTCCTGCAACACGCACACTTATCCGCCTACCCAAATGGTAGTTTACCAAGCTATGAAAATGGTAGACTTGTCTATCATTCGGATGAACAATACTTCTATGAATCGGCGTTAAAATTCCGTGAACAAGGGGTACGACTTCTCGGTGGATGTTGTGGAACGACACCGAAGCATATTAAAGCAATGGCAGATGCAGTTCGCTCTTTGCCACCAATTCGGCAAAAGAATGTGAAAACACTCGTTACGAATGAAATCAAAGTAAAAACAAAACCACAAGCCCCACCGCTTCAAGACATTGTAAAAGAGAAGCGATCCATTATCGTGGAGCTAGACCCACCGAAAACGTTAGGACTTCAAACTTTCATTGACGGTGCGAAGGCACTACACGAACAAGGAATCGACGCCATTACATTAGCGGATAATTCATTGGCCTCACCAAGAGTTAGCAATCTCGCATGTGCATCGATCTTAAAGCAGTCCGTCAAAAATTTACGTTCGCTCATCCATTTAACGTGTCGAGATCGAAACTTAATCGGCTTGCAATCTCATTTAATGGGTCTACATGAATTAGGTTTTCACGACATTTTAGCCATTACTGGGGATCCATCGAAAATCGGGGATTTCCCTGGGGCCACTTCCGTGTATGATTTATCCTCGTTAGATTTAATCAGCTTGATTAAACAGTTTAACGAAGGAATTTCTTATTCAGGAAAACCACTCGGTGAGAAAACGAACTTCTCCGTTGCGGCGGCTTTTAACCCGAATGTTCGTCATTTAGATAAAGCAGTGCTTCGTCTTGAGAAGAAAATCGACTGTGGGGCGGATTATTTTATTACACAGCCACTTTATTCCGTTAAGCAAATAGAGGACGTGTATGAAGCAACTAAACACTTACAATCCCCTCTCTATTTAGGCATTATGCCGTTAACGAGCTATCGAAATGCCGAATTTATTCATAACGAAATTCCAGGAATTCAACTTTCCGATGACATTCGTGAAGCGATGAGAAAGACAGGTGACAATAAAGAGCGTGGAAAACAAGAAGGCATCGCCATCGCGAAAACGTTAATTGATGCAGCCTTTGAACGGTTTAACGGAATTTATTTAATCACCCCGTTTCTTCATTACGATATGACCGTTGAACTTTCCCGTTATATTCAAGAAAAAGAACAAGCGAAAGTTGCTAAAATACGATAA
- the metH gene encoding methionine synthase: MSKLKEQLQKKILVMDGAMGTMIQDAQLTEDDFGGEQYEGCNEYLNITRPDVIENIHLAYLKAGADIIETNTFGATRLVLDDYDLGHLAFEINQKAAEIAKKAVEASSTDEWPRFVAGAMGPTTKTLSVTGGTTFDELVSCYEEQAKGLLAGGVDILLLETCQDMLNVKAGFVGISKAFEACQRRVPLMLSGTIEPMGTTLAGQDIEAFYISAEHMDLLSIGLNCATGPEFMTDHLRTLSNLAKTAISCYPNAGLPDEEGHYHESPQSLAQKMKEFAEKGWLNIIGGCCGTTPAHIEAIAKAIQHIPPRVVKQKEEKHQVSGIESLIYDDSMRPLFVGERTNVIGSRKFKELIANGAYEEASEIARAQVKSGAHVIDICLADPDRDEIQDMENFIQEVIKKVKAPLVIDSTDVNVMERALKYSQGKAILNSINLEDGLERFEEVIPLMKKYGAAVVVGTIDETGMAVTKERKLEIAKRSYEILVNEHGISPTDIIFDPLVFPVGTGDEQYIGSAAETVEGIRLIKEALPDCLTILGISNVSFGLPPVGREILNAVFLYHCTQAGLDYAIVNTEKLERYASIPEEEILLAEKLLFETTDETLATFTNFYRNKKKEEKKPLQNATLEERLSQYVIDGTKQGLVEDLTIALEKYTNPLDIINGPLMDGMAKVGELFNDNQLIVAEVLQSAEVMKAAVSFLEPYMEKKEDSGKGKVILATVKGDVHDIGKNLVDIILSNNGFKVIDLGIKVTAQELIQAVQKEKPDIVGLSGLLVKSAQQMVLTAQDMKSANISVPILVGGAALSRKFTDRKISPEYDGPVLYAKDAMNGLDLANQLRTNLQTFLLEKKTKQINQEESKTEQAKPVLTATSSVSPAPVFTPQDLQPHLMRDIDVKHILPYVNWQMLFGHHLGLKGNVASLIARNDDKALTLKAEIDELIELGKNEHWFEPAILYQFFPAYKEGNSVHILKDSEGKEIIETFTFPRQQKAPHLCIADYVGEPTEAKPHDYIALFTVTAGKNIRQVAQKMKEDGQFFRSHAIQALALELAEGLAERTHQLIRDRWGFPDSPDFSMKDRFQAKYQGQRFSFGYPACPDLEDQEKLFKLLKPEQIGITLTDGYMMEPEASVSAFVVSHPEARYFNVL, encoded by the coding sequence ATGAGTAAACTGAAGGAACAATTGCAGAAAAAAATTCTCGTCATGGACGGGGCTATGGGAACGATGATTCAAGATGCCCAGCTCACGGAAGACGACTTTGGGGGCGAACAATACGAAGGGTGTAATGAATACTTAAATATCACCCGGCCCGATGTCATTGAAAATATTCATCTCGCCTATTTAAAAGCGGGAGCCGATATTATTGAAACGAATACTTTCGGTGCTACACGGCTCGTTCTCGATGATTATGACCTCGGTCACCTCGCATTTGAAATTAATCAAAAAGCGGCGGAAATCGCTAAAAAAGCAGTTGAAGCCAGTTCCACAGATGAGTGGCCACGATTTGTCGCTGGGGCAATGGGACCGACAACGAAAACGTTATCCGTGACAGGTGGCACAACATTTGACGAACTCGTTTCATGCTATGAAGAGCAAGCAAAAGGTTTGTTAGCTGGTGGTGTAGACATTCTTCTCCTTGAAACGTGTCAAGATATGTTAAACGTTAAAGCGGGGTTCGTCGGTATATCAAAGGCATTTGAAGCCTGTCAACGTCGGGTCCCTCTCATGCTATCGGGCACTATTGAGCCGATGGGGACAACGCTCGCTGGGCAAGATATCGAAGCGTTTTACATTTCCGCCGAACATATGGATCTCCTCTCTATCGGGTTAAACTGCGCGACTGGTCCTGAATTTATGACCGACCACCTGCGAACCCTTTCGAATTTAGCCAAGACGGCGATTAGCTGTTATCCAAACGCTGGATTACCAGATGAGGAAGGTCATTATCATGAATCTCCTCAATCACTCGCACAAAAAATGAAGGAATTTGCCGAAAAAGGATGGCTCAATATTATTGGCGGATGCTGCGGCACGACACCCGCTCATATTGAAGCAATCGCAAAAGCAATTCAGCACATCCCTCCTCGCGTTGTCAAACAAAAAGAGGAAAAGCATCAAGTATCAGGAATCGAATCACTCATTTACGACGATTCGATGCGACCGTTATTTGTCGGAGAGCGAACAAACGTCATCGGTTCGCGAAAATTCAAGGAGCTCATTGCAAACGGGGCGTACGAAGAAGCATCTGAAATCGCCCGCGCCCAAGTAAAAAGCGGTGCGCACGTCATAGACATTTGCTTAGCTGACCCGGACCGGGATGAAATTCAAGATATGGAAAATTTCATTCAAGAAGTCATTAAAAAGGTCAAAGCCCCGCTCGTCATTGACTCAACGGACGTAAACGTCATGGAGCGAGCCCTTAAATACTCGCAAGGAAAGGCGATTTTAAACTCCATCAACTTAGAAGACGGGCTCGAAAGATTCGAAGAAGTCATTCCGCTTATGAAAAAATACGGTGCCGCCGTTGTCGTAGGAACAATCGACGAAACAGGAATGGCGGTGACGAAAGAACGGAAACTTGAGATTGCGAAACGCTCGTATGAAATATTAGTCAACGAACACGGCATTTCACCTACCGATATTATTTTTGACCCACTCGTTTTTCCAGTTGGTACAGGAGACGAGCAATATATCGGTTCAGCAGCTGAAACGGTGGAAGGCATACGACTCATTAAAGAAGCACTCCCTGACTGTTTAACAATCTTAGGGATTAGTAACGTCTCTTTCGGTCTTCCACCTGTTGGTCGTGAAATCTTAAACGCGGTATTCTTATACCATTGCACACAGGCCGGTTTAGATTATGCTATTGTCAACACGGAAAAATTAGAGCGATACGCATCTATACCCGAGGAAGAAATCTTGTTAGCTGAAAAGCTTTTATTCGAAACGACGGACGAAACACTCGCGACATTCACGAACTTTTACCGCAACAAAAAGAAAGAAGAAAAAAAGCCATTACAAAATGCGACACTAGAAGAGCGTTTAAGTCAATATGTAATTGACGGAACAAAGCAAGGACTAGTCGAAGATTTAACGATCGCGTTAGAGAAGTATACCAATCCGCTCGATATTATAAACGGTCCTTTAATGGATGGAATGGCGAAAGTTGGTGAGCTGTTTAACGATAACCAACTCATCGTTGCAGAAGTATTACAAAGTGCCGAAGTGATGAAGGCGGCTGTTTCCTTCCTGGAGCCTTATATGGAAAAGAAAGAAGATAGCGGAAAAGGAAAAGTCATTTTAGCAACCGTAAAAGGCGACGTTCATGACATCGGGAAAAATTTAGTGGACATTATTTTATCGAATAACGGTTTCAAAGTGATTGACTTAGGAATTAAAGTAACCGCGCAAGAATTAATTCAAGCTGTCCAAAAAGAAAAGCCCGATATCGTTGGACTTTCAGGCCTTCTCGTGAAATCGGCCCAACAGATGGTTTTGACAGCCCAAGATATGAAGTCGGCCAATATTTCGGTTCCGATTTTAGTCGGAGGAGCAGCTTTATCACGCAAATTTACCGACCGAAAAATTTCACCGGAATACGACGGCCCCGTCCTTTATGCAAAAGATGCGATGAACGGACTCGATCTTGCCAATCAGTTGCGAACGAACTTACAAACGTTTCTCCTTGAAAAGAAAACGAAACAAATTAATCAAGAAGAAAGCAAAACCGAGCAAGCCAAGCCTGTGCTAACGGCAACATCATCCGTTTCACCAGCACCTGTTTTTACACCTCAAGATTTACAGCCGCACTTAATGCGTGATATCGACGTGAAGCATATTTTACCGTACGTCAACTGGCAAATGCTCTTTGGTCATCATCTCGGTTTAAAAGGAAACGTCGCTTCACTCATCGCACGAAACGACGACAAAGCATTAACATTAAAAGCTGAAATTGATGAATTAATAGAACTTGGGAAAAATGAGCACTGGTTCGAGCCGGCCATCTTATATCAATTTTTCCCAGCTTACAAGGAAGGGAATTCCGTTCATATTTTAAAAGACTCAGAAGGTAAAGAGATTATCGAAACGTTCACCTTCCCGCGCCAACAAAAAGCTCCACACCTTTGCATTGCCGATTACGTTGGCGAACCAACCGAGGCAAAGCCTCATGATTACATCGCGTTATTTACCGTTACGGCAGGAAAAAACATTCGTCAAGTCGCTCAAAAAATGAAAGAAGACGGACAATTTTTCAGAAGTCATGCAATCCAAGCTTTAGCGCTTGAATTAGCGGAAGGACTGGCTGAGCGCACGCATCAATTAATTCGAGATCGCTGGGGCTTTCCAGACTCCCCAGATTTTTCAATGAAAGACCGATTCCAGGCGAAATATCAAGGACAGCGCTTCTCCTTCGGGTATCCGGCTTGCCCGGACCTTGAAGACCAAGAAAAACTGTTTAAACTCCTAAAACCAGAACAAATTGGCATTACATTAACTGATGGCTATATGATGGAACCAGAAGCATCCGTCTCCGCCTTCGTCGTCTCTCATCCTGAAGCGAGATACTTTAACGTATTATAA
- a CDS encoding alpha-amylase family glycosyl hydrolase, whose translation MVKRKIVVWLFPLLFLWTQAVDGYEDNESIYYVIIDRFNNVNLSNDGEKNLADLNTYQGGDLAGVTDKLDYIQDMGFTVVALSPVMESDHYDGQAIVNFEQLDEHWGTMEELNELTDAAHQRGMKVIVDFHGKVSEGHEWRNDAEKKEWLVDSGSTLNLSNEEVQDYVINVLTNWMNDGNIDGFRFLQVEEAPYAFWERVIKELKSQKKDSFLIANVSDVDLDQYETLSFDAFMDENVRKEITGAFSTVNMSLKGVDEAFNKDVRVIASMDDAGTKRFTRTAFEQKQFPVTRSMLALAYMYASPSIPFVVYGSEVALDGGEGALNDRVMSFRTSTEIVDYIKDLANLRKSFPALQHGSYEALYEKDGVLVFKRSLEDEDVLVAINNTTNTQKVTLSYDMLSEGNELHGQMVGGVIRGDDEGYTLVVERESAEFFVVSDEKGINYLFVSVFLIIPLLFIVFLRLANRKKS comes from the coding sequence ATGGTGAAGCGAAAAATTGTGGTATGGCTCTTTCCGCTGCTTTTCTTATGGACACAAGCGGTGGATGGCTACGAAGACAACGAATCGATTTATTATGTGATAATTGACCGATTTAACAACGTCAATTTAAGTAACGATGGCGAGAAAAATTTAGCAGACCTTAATACGTATCAAGGAGGGGATTTAGCAGGCGTTACGGATAAACTGGATTACATACAGGACATGGGCTTTACGGTCGTCGCCTTATCCCCAGTAATGGAAAGCGATCATTACGATGGACAGGCTATCGTCAATTTTGAACAGCTTGACGAACATTGGGGAACGATGGAAGAATTGAATGAGCTAACAGACGCTGCTCATCAGCGAGGAATGAAAGTCATCGTTGATTTCCATGGAAAGGTGAGCGAGGGCCATGAGTGGCGAAATGATGCGGAGAAAAAAGAATGGTTAGTGGATAGCGGAAGTACTTTGAACTTGTCGAATGAAGAAGTGCAAGATTATGTGATAAATGTATTAACGAATTGGATGAACGATGGGAATATTGACGGGTTTCGTTTTTTACAAGTGGAGGAGGCACCCTATGCTTTTTGGGAAAGGGTCATAAAAGAGTTGAAAAGTCAAAAGAAGGATAGCTTTCTCATCGCTAATGTGTCGGATGTTGACCTAGATCAGTACGAGACACTTTCCTTTGATGCGTTTATGGACGAGAATGTACGAAAGGAAATTACCGGTGCTTTTTCGACCGTTAACATGTCATTAAAAGGAGTAGATGAAGCGTTTAATAAGGATGTTCGTGTAATTGCCTCAATGGATGATGCAGGTACGAAAAGGTTTACCCGCACCGCTTTTGAACAAAAGCAATTCCCAGTGACAAGAAGTATGTTAGCGCTTGCGTATATGTATGCATCACCGTCCATTCCATTCGTCGTCTATGGTTCGGAAGTGGCGTTAGATGGAGGAGAAGGGGCTCTTAACGATCGCGTCATGTCGTTTCGAACGAGTACAGAAATTGTGGACTATATAAAAGATTTGGCAAACCTTCGAAAATCATTCCCAGCTCTTCAACATGGAAGCTATGAAGCTCTATATGAAAAAGATGGAGTCCTCGTCTTTAAACGGAGCTTAGAAGATGAGGATGTACTTGTGGCGATAAACAATACTACGAATACTCAAAAAGTGACCCTTTCCTACGACATGCTTTCAGAAGGAAATGAACTACATGGACAAATGGTTGGAGGAGTCATTCGTGGAGACGACGAGGGGTACACATTGGTTGTCGAACGTGAGTCAGCTGAGTTCTTCGTTGTATCAGACGAAAAGGGAATCAATTATTTATTCGTCAGCGTCTTCTTAATTATTCCACTCTTGTTTATTGTGTTTTTACGTTTGGCCAATCGAAAGAAGAGTTGA
- a CDS encoding alpha-glycosidase, which translates to MLREAVYHRSQLPYIYMYQNDTLHIRLRTKKNDVQHVRLFYGDPFLWEGAQWVHEEKEMSYSGTDESFDYWLIELKTRWNRLRYGFIIQTEQETLYYTEKGFSDEKPSDIGPLFCYPYLHFNEDHLPPTWAKKAVWYQIFPDRFHNGSTENDPEPLSLWGEEPDFHSFFGGDLKGITAKIPYLAELGISGIYLTPIFHSNSNHKYDIIDYFQLDPHFGTKEELKELVTKCHNHDIKVMLDAVFNHCSINFPPFQDVLKNGEHSRYKDWFYIHHFPIQTEPKPNYETFSYEKNMPKMNTSNHEVISYFMDVVTYWTKEFDIDGWRLDVANEVPHAFWRTFRQTVKEIKQDVFIVGEVWHDAIRWLDGEQFDTVMNYPLLEAMRSYFLYETTSTSAFIAALERIRHAYPQTAVDVSFNLIGSHDTDRVWTVANHREELIRLLFAFFLTYPGAPCLYYGDEIRLTGGPDPNCRKCMPWEMHNEDFFQFVKRLIHLRNKLSLNDGTLRFHRIQNNSDVIVMTNTKDENRLIALFNKSDREQTITLPFPLRNRTLEDLWTNEEFAANAEELSVLLPPYSFQLLLEVGVVLN; encoded by the coding sequence ATGCTACGTGAAGCCGTTTACCACCGTTCACAACTTCCATACATATACATGTATCAAAACGACACCCTACATATTCGTTTGCGGACGAAAAAGAACGATGTACAACACGTCCGTCTTTTTTATGGTGATCCCTTTTTATGGGAAGGTGCTCAATGGGTCCATGAGGAAAAGGAAATGAGCTACTCTGGAACAGACGAATCATTTGATTACTGGCTCATTGAGTTAAAAACTAGATGGAACCGACTTCGATACGGTTTTATAATACAAACTGAACAAGAGACCCTTTATTATACGGAAAAAGGTTTTTCTGATGAGAAGCCGTCAGACATTGGTCCCCTGTTCTGTTATCCGTATTTGCATTTCAACGAGGACCACTTACCACCAACCTGGGCAAAAAAAGCCGTTTGGTATCAAATCTTTCCAGACCGGTTTCACAACGGCTCAACCGAAAATGATCCAGAACCTCTAAGCCTGTGGGGAGAAGAACCGGATTTTCACAGCTTCTTTGGCGGTGATTTAAAAGGAATCACGGCAAAAATACCGTATTTAGCGGAGTTAGGTATTTCAGGGATTTATTTAACACCCATTTTTCATTCAAACTCCAACCATAAGTACGACATTATCGATTACTTTCAGCTCGACCCACATTTCGGAACAAAAGAGGAGTTAAAGGAATTGGTCACTAAGTGTCATAATCATGATATAAAAGTGATGCTTGATGCTGTGTTCAACCATTGCAGTATCAACTTCCCTCCGTTTCAAGACGTGCTGAAAAACGGAGAACACTCTCGCTATAAAGATTGGTTTTATATCCATCACTTTCCGATTCAAACTGAACCGAAGCCGAACTATGAAACGTTTAGTTACGAGAAAAATATGCCGAAAATGAACACATCAAACCATGAAGTTATATCGTATTTCATGGACGTCGTAACGTATTGGACGAAGGAGTTCGATATCGATGGTTGGCGATTAGATGTAGCCAATGAAGTGCCGCATGCATTTTGGCGCACCTTTCGCCAAACGGTTAAGGAGATAAAACAAGATGTCTTTATTGTAGGAGAAGTATGGCACGATGCCATTCGCTGGTTAGACGGGGAACAATTTGATACGGTGATGAATTACCCATTACTTGAAGCGATGCGCAGCTACTTTTTGTATGAGACGACTTCGACTTCCGCTTTCATCGCTGCGTTAGAACGAATTCGTCACGCCTATCCTCAAACAGCGGTCGATGTTTCGTTCAATCTCATTGGCAGTCATGATACCGACCGCGTTTGGACCGTTGCCAACCATCGGGAAGAACTCATACGGCTTCTATTTGCATTTTTCCTAACATATCCGGGTGCGCCTTGCCTTTATTACGGGGATGAAATTCGGTTAACGGGTGGACCGGATCCGAATTGTCGAAAATGTATGCCGTGGGAAATGCACAATGAAGACTTTTTCCAATTTGTGAAGCGGTTAATTCATCTTCGAAACAAGCTTTCTTTAAATGATGGAACCCTTCGCTTTCATCGCATTCAAAACAATTCGGACGTCATCGTCATGACGAACACAAAAGATGAGAATCGACTGATTGCTCTTTTTAATAAATCAGATCGAGAGCAGACTATCACCTTGCCTTTTCCTTTGCGCAATCGAACACTAGAGGACTTATGGACGAACGAAGAGTTTGCTGCAAATGCTGAAGAGCTTTCTGTCCTGCTTCCTCCCTATTCCTTTCAATTATTGTTGGAGGTTGGGGTAGTATTGAATTGA
- a CDS encoding MFS transporter, which produces MNNGFYSLWLTISAGRLSISLYTMAVTLTVFSITHSATLSSVVMLAFVVGKLISSFVYPLVTEKATLKAILIVSTLFQLLSIPATMGLLSIQKGSVIVFSIMYIVIGIVGFMDGFISPSRLSLVPELVEESKLGRANSLISTTNQTFSLVGWAIGPIVIGKYGVHFVLLFSFILLVTSFFSAIQLKAEKMKRATNRPKWDVIKTGWLILFSKKNHMRTITTMDIVEGIASGIWIGGITLLFVEEVLKEGEHWWGFINTSYYAGTILGGIVITILASNVQKHLIKGIIIGSFMVSILVLFYSINRIALLALLLVILMGPFYQLRDISQQTYIQKVTTGKELAKVYAAKDNLYYITFAISVFITGVIADSVGVVFVYYMAFFFYLTSTAYAFLSFRKKIC; this is translated from the coding sequence ATGAACAATGGATTTTATTCCCTTTGGCTGACAATCTCAGCTGGGAGGTTATCGATATCTTTGTACACGATGGCAGTTACTTTAACTGTCTTTTCTATTACGCATTCTGCCACACTATCTTCAGTAGTGATGCTCGCATTTGTCGTGGGGAAATTGATCAGTTCGTTTGTATATCCTCTTGTAACAGAAAAAGCTACCTTAAAAGCGATTTTAATCGTCTCAACGCTTTTTCAACTGCTAAGCATACCCGCCACAATGGGGTTATTGTCCATACAGAAAGGTTCTGTAATTGTATTTTCGATTATGTACATCGTTATCGGTATTGTAGGATTTATGGACGGATTTATATCGCCGTCGCGGCTTTCGCTCGTTCCTGAGCTTGTGGAAGAATCAAAATTAGGACGAGCCAATAGTTTAATCAGTACAACAAATCAAACATTCAGTTTAGTTGGTTGGGCAATAGGCCCAATCGTAATTGGAAAATACGGGGTCCATTTCGTGCTGCTCTTTAGTTTCATTCTTTTAGTCACCTCCTTTTTTTCGGCAATCCAGTTGAAGGCTGAAAAAATGAAAAGGGCAACAAATAGGCCAAAATGGGACGTAATAAAGACGGGTTGGCTGATTCTATTTAGTAAAAAGAATCATATGCGGACCATTACAACGATGGATATCGTAGAAGGAATTGCATCTGGAATTTGGATTGGTGGAATTACTTTGCTATTTGTTGAAGAGGTTTTAAAAGAAGGAGAGCATTGGTGGGGATTTATAAACACGAGTTATTATGCGGGAACGATTTTAGGAGGAATCGTGATTACAATCCTAGCAAGTAACGTGCAAAAACATTTAATCAAAGGCATCATTATTGGTTCATTCATGGTCAGTATTCTCGTCCTTTTTTATTCCATCAATCGCATTGCCTTGCTCGCACTTCTTTTGGTCATCTTAATGGGGCCTTTTTACCAGTTAAGGGATATTTCGCAGCAGACATACATCCAAAAGGTAACTACAGGCAAGGAGCTTGCGAAAGTATATGCCGCAAAGGACAATCTTTATTACATAACGTTTGCCATTTCCGTTTTCATCACAGGGGTGATTGCGGATTCGGTGGGGGTAGTATTCGTCTACTACATGGCCTTTTTCTTCTATTTGACGTCGACCGCTTATGCCTTTCTATCATTTCGTAAAAAAATCTGTTAA